From the Corynebacterium zhongnanshanii genome, the window AGGGCAGTTGTTGCCTTAAACGTGCAGGCCCCGGAGATATTTCTCGCGTGGAAGCGCAGTGCGTCCGGGGGCTGACGCGAAATAACTCCAGATAGTCTAGCACTATGGTGGCCTGCTATTTCAACAGCTCGGCAGATTGCGTGTCGATCGCCACCCGCAGGTCAGCGATGTCAGGACCCGTGCGAAGCACCGATCGAGACACGTTAGGGGACACTAACGGGTAGCTGGTGCCGGTGAGTCGTTTGACGTCCTGGACCGTGCCACCTTGTGCACCCACGCCGGGCATGAGAATCATGCCGTTGACCTGCGACAAGTCGGGTGCTTCGGTGAGGGTCGCGCCGATCACCACGCCGATGTTGCCCGCCCGCTCATGGTGCCTATTAATGTCCGACGCCCGGTCCACGATGTCCTGGGCTACACTCACTCGCTCACCGCGGATACCCTCCACTACCCCTGCCTGGAGAGAGGGGGCCTCCGGATTAGAGGTTGCTGCCAGGACAATTGCACCCTTGCCGTGTTCCTCAGCCAGCTCGAAGACGGGGTGCAAGGAATCGAAACCAAGGTACGGAGACACGGTGACGGCATCCACCTCCAGCGGGGAACCCGGCCGCAACCACGCCGCGGCGTATCCCGCCATGGTGGTCCCGATGTCACCGCGCTTGGCGTCGGCAATCACGAGTACTCCGGCCTCGCGCAACGCACGAATGGACTCCTCCAGCACGGCAAATCCAGCAGAGCCGAAGGCCTCATAAAACGCCACCTGTGGCTTAACCACGCACGCGCGGTCCGAAAACGCCTCCACACAGATCTCGGAGAAGGCACGCAGCCCCTCCACAGTGTTCGGAAGGCTCCACTGCTCAAGGATGCCCGCGTGCGGGTCCATACCCACACACAGCGGTCCGAAGCGCTCGGCGCGCTCCAGGAAGCGCTGGCCAAACGTCGGTGCTGCGGCGGTTGCCTGGTTACTCACGTCTAGTGCTCCAGATCCTGGATCGGCAGCAGGCTGGTCTCGTGGCTCTGCAGCGCCTCGATACCCTGGACTGCGGCGACCGTGCCCTGAACCGTCGTCACACATGGAACGCCCATGGTGACTGCGGCGGCGCGGATGTCGTAGCCGTCGTGACGGGCTCCAGCGGAACCGGCTGGGGTGTTCAGGATCAGGTCCACTTCCCCATCCTTAATGCAGTCCACCACTGTGCGCTGGTTGGCAGCCTGGCTGACCTTGGCCACGACCTCACATTCCACACCGTTGCGGCGCAGCATGTTCGCGGTACCGGACGTCGCCAGGATCTTGAATCCGAGGGACGCCAGACGCTGGATCGGCAGGATGAGGGTGCGCTTGTCCCGGTTGGCCACGGAGACGAACACCGTGCCGGAGGTTGGCAGCGTGCCAAAGGCACCCAGCTGGGACTTCGCGAAGGCTGAACCGAAGTCCAGATCCAGACCCATGACCTCGCCGGTGGACTTCATCTCCGGGCTCAGCAGAGAATCCAGCACCTTGCCCTCCGCCGTGCGGAAGCGGTTGAACGGCATGACCGCTTCCTTCACCGCGATCGGGTGACCCATCGGCAGGGAGCCGCCGTCCTGGTTCTTCGGCAGCATGCCCTCCGTCTTCAACTCCGCGATGGTGGCACCCAGCATGATGCGGGCGGCAGCCTTTGCCAGCGGCACACCCGTGGCCTTGGAGACGAACGGCACCGTGCGGGAGGCACGAGGGTTGGCCTCGATCACGTACAGAATGTCGTCCTTCAAGGCGAACTGGACGTTCATCAGGCCCTTCACACCAATGCCATGCGCCAGGGCGGCCGTGGACTTGCGCACCTTGTCGATGTCCTCGTCACCCAGGGTCATGGGTGGCAGGGCACATGCGGAGTCACCGGAGTGGATACCGGCCTCCTCGATGTGTTCCATCACGCCGGCGAGGTAGACCTCTTCCCCATCGCACAGGGCGTCCACGTCGATCTCGATGGCAGAGTCCAGGAAACGGTCCACCAGCACGGGGTGATCGCTGGTGATCTCCGTGGCACGCGTGATGTAGTCCTCCAGGGAGGCCTCGTCGTAGACAATCTCCATGCCACGGCCACCCAGCACGTAGGACGGACGAACCAGCACGGGGTAGCTGATGCGATCGGCGACATCCTTGGCCTCCTGGAAGGAGGTGGCGGTACCGAACTCCGGAGCAGGAAGCTTCGCAGCCTCCAGCACCTTGCCGAACTCACCACGATCCTCGGCCAGGTTAATGGCCTCAGGAGACGTGCCCACCACAGGAACGCCCGCATCCGCCAGACGCTGCGCCAAGCCCAGAGGAGTCTGTCCACCCAACTGGACGATCACACCGGCAATGTCACCGGACTGCGCCTCGGCGTGGTAGACCTCCATCACATCCTCGAAGGTCAGAGGCTCGAAGTACAGGCGGTCGGCCGTGTCGTAGTCCGTGGAGACGGTCTCCGGGTTGCAGTTGACCATCACGGTTTCGTAGCCCGCGCGGGACAGCTCCAGTGCCGCGTGCACACAGGAGTAGTCGAACTCGATACCCTGACCAATGCGGTTCGGGCCGGAGCCCAGGATCAGCACCTTCTTGCGATCCTTCTGCGGAGCCACCTCGGACTCAGCCTCGGGGTCCAGCTCGTAGGAGCTGTAGTGGTACGGGGTCTTCGCTTCGAACTCGGCAGCACAGGTGTCCACGGTCTTAAACACCGGACGGATGCCCAGAGACCAGCGCAGCGAGCGTACGCCGTCCTCGCCGGCGAACTCCTTACGCAACGCGGCGATCTGGCGGTCGGACAAGCCCAAGTACTTGGCCTCGCGGAGAAGGTCCACGTCGAGCACGGGGGCGTCGATCAAACGCTGGCGGAACTCCACCAGGTCCTTGACCTCCTCCAGGAACCATGGGTCGATACCGGAGGCTTCGTAGACCTCCTCCACCGTCGCGCCCAGGCGCAGTGCCAGCTCCACGTCGTACATGCGGCCCTCGGTCGGGCGCTTCAGGTCCTCCAGCACCGCGTCCTTGTCCGTCGCGCGATCGCCCGCGAAGGACTCATCCGGCACAGTCCAGAAGCCGGCCTGCTTGGTCTCCAGGGAACGCATGACCTTGTTCAGACCCGTGATGTAGTTGCGGCCCACGGCCATCGCCTCACCCACGGACTTCATGGTGGTGGTCAGCGTGTCATCGGCACCGGGGAACTTCTCGAAGGCGAAGCGTGGGGCCTTCACAATGACATAGTCCAAGGTGGGCTCGAAGGCCGCTGGGGTGACCTCGGTGATGTCGTTGCGCACCTCATCCAGCGTGTAGCCGATGGCCAGCTTCGCAGCCAACTTTGCGATCGGGAATCCCGTCGCCTTGGACGCCAGCGCGGACGAACGAGACACACGAGGGTTCATCTCGATGGTGATGATGCGGCCATCCTTGGGGTTGATGGCGAACTGGATGTTACATCCGCCGGTGTCCACACCCACCTCGCGCAGAATGGCGATGCCCTGATTACGCATGATCTGGTACTCGCGGTCGGTCAGGGTCATCGACGGGGCAACGGTCACGGAGTCACCCGTGTGCACGCCCAGCGCATCCACATTCTCAATCGAACATACGACGACGACGTTGTCCTTACCGTCGCGCATAAGCTCCAGCTCGAACTCCTTCCACCCGAGGATGGACTCCTCGATGAGGACGTTGGCCTCAGGGGAGGCGGCGAGTCCGCCACCGGCGATGCGCTCCAGGTCCTCGTGGTTGAAGGCCAGACCGGAGCCCAAGCCACCCATGGTGAAGGACGGGCGCACCACGACTGGCAAGCCGAGCTCGGCGACCGTCTCGTGCACCTCATCCATGTTGTGGCACACGCGGGAACGCGCCGAGGACCCACCGATCTTCTCCACGATGTCCTTGAACTTCTGGCGATCCTCGCCGCGCTCAATCGCGTCGATATCCGCACCGATCAGCTCCACACCGTACTTGTCCAGGATGCCCAGACGGTCCAGCTGGATTGCCGCGTTCAACGCGGTCTGACCACCGAGAGTGGCCAGAACAGCGTCCACCTTGTGGCCTTCGTCGGCTTCCTTCTTGAAGATCTTCTCGATGTACTCGGGCTGAATCGGCTCGATGTAGGTGTGGTCTGCGAACTCCGGGTCGGTCATGATGGTGGCCGGGTTGGAGTTAATCAGCGTCACCCGTAGGCCCTCTTCCTTGAGGACGCGGCACGCCTGGGTGCCGGAGTAGTCGAACTCGCAGGCCTGGCCGATCACGATGGGGCCGGAACCGATCACGAGTACGTGGTTGATGTCAGAACGACGTGGCATGAGTTTTCACAATCCTTTGTGTCAATAAGTCTGCGCTGTGAGTGTTGTGTGATCGATTACTTGTGGCTGTCGAGCAGCTCGAGGAACTGGTCGAACAGCGGGTTGGCATCGTGGGGGCCAGCTGCCGCCTCGGGGTGATACTGCACCGAGAACGCGGATCCATCCACCAGCGCTACGCCTTCGACCGTTCCGTCGTTGAGGCAGGTGTGGGTGACGTGCGCGTCACCGAATGGCGTGGAGAACACCTCCCCTGCCGTGCCCTTCAAGGCAAAGCCGTGGTTCTGGGCCGTGATGTCAATCTTGCCGGTGAGGTGGTTGAGGACAGGCACGT encodes:
- the pyrF gene encoding orotidine-5'-phosphate decarboxylase, with the protein product MSNQATAAAPTFGQRFLERAERFGPLCVGMDPHAGILEQWSLPNTVEGLRAFSEICVEAFSDRACVVKPQVAFYEAFGSAGFAVLEESIRALREAGVLVIADAKRGDIGTTMAGYAAAWLRPGSPLEVDAVTVSPYLGFDSLHPVFELAEEHGKGAIVLAATSNPEAPSLQAGVVEGIRGERVSVAQDIVDRASDINRHHERAGNIGVVIGATLTEAPDLSQVNGMILMPGVGAQGGTVQDVKRLTGTSYPLVSPNVSRSVLRTGPDIADLRVAIDTQSAELLK
- the carB gene encoding carbamoyl-phosphate synthase large subunit, with amino-acid sequence MPRRSDINHVLVIGSGPIVIGQACEFDYSGTQACRVLKEEGLRVTLINSNPATIMTDPEFADHTYIEPIQPEYIEKIFKKEADEGHKVDAVLATLGGQTALNAAIQLDRLGILDKYGVELIGADIDAIERGEDRQKFKDIVEKIGGSSARSRVCHNMDEVHETVAELGLPVVVRPSFTMGGLGSGLAFNHEDLERIAGGGLAASPEANVLIEESILGWKEFELELMRDGKDNVVVVCSIENVDALGVHTGDSVTVAPSMTLTDREYQIMRNQGIAILREVGVDTGGCNIQFAINPKDGRIITIEMNPRVSRSSALASKATGFPIAKLAAKLAIGYTLDEVRNDITEVTPAAFEPTLDYVIVKAPRFAFEKFPGADDTLTTTMKSVGEAMAVGRNYITGLNKVMRSLETKQAGFWTVPDESFAGDRATDKDAVLEDLKRPTEGRMYDVELALRLGATVEEVYEASGIDPWFLEEVKDLVEFRQRLIDAPVLDVDLLREAKYLGLSDRQIAALRKEFAGEDGVRSLRWSLGIRPVFKTVDTCAAEFEAKTPYHYSSYELDPEAESEVAPQKDRKKVLILGSGPNRIGQGIEFDYSCVHAALELSRAGYETVMVNCNPETVSTDYDTADRLYFEPLTFEDVMEVYHAEAQSGDIAGVIVQLGGQTPLGLAQRLADAGVPVVGTSPEAINLAEDRGEFGKVLEAAKLPAPEFGTATSFQEAKDVADRISYPVLVRPSYVLGGRGMEIVYDEASLEDYITRATEITSDHPVLVDRFLDSAIEIDVDALCDGEEVYLAGVMEHIEEAGIHSGDSACALPPMTLGDEDIDKVRKSTAALAHGIGVKGLMNVQFALKDDILYVIEANPRASRTVPFVSKATGVPLAKAAARIMLGATIAELKTEGMLPKNQDGGSLPMGHPIAVKEAVMPFNRFRTAEGKVLDSLLSPEMKSTGEVMGLDLDFGSAFAKSQLGAFGTLPTSGTVFVSVANRDKRTLILPIQRLASLGFKILATSGTANMLRRNGVECEVVAKVSQAANQRTVVDCIKDGEVDLILNTPAGSAGARHDGYDIRAAAVTMGVPCVTTVQGTVAAVQGIEALQSHETSLLPIQDLEH